The following nucleotide sequence is from Oxalobacteraceae sp. CFBP 8761.
CGAATCACTGAAAGATCCATCACCTCCGCTACCTTCTCTCGACCGAAACGTACGTTCTCTCCCGTGTTCATTGCTTCAGTTTCCAGTATGAGAACGTTTTCAGGTACCCCGAGAGCGACTAGTTGCTCTGCAATCACCTCTGCCTCTGCTAGAGGCATCGATCCAGTCCGTCCACCCGATACCAACAGGCGGTTGAACATGCCGTTCCGCCAGAGTTCATGTGCCGCCTCGCAAAACTCCGGTATGCCGTGGCGAGTGCCAAAAAGGAATCCGAGATCGGAGGCGCACACCGGAAATGACGGCATGACGTAACGAGCGATGCTTTCTAAGTCCTGGTGTGACATAAATTCAATGACCGGTGTTGGCCGAAATCGGCCGATCGCCGTCAGGCCGGTTTCGACCCGACGCGGACACTGCGTGATGCAACTGAAATTGCTTATTGCAGCGCAATGATCCTGCGAACCTTAGGGAAAATGAATACTGAAAACGCTACTGCGACTGGCAATGCGACAACAAACATTGCAATGTTTGGGGCAACGTCGAAGACGTATCGCACGACAGCCGCTGCTACACATCCCCAAAACACTGAAGACGCGACTGTGTAGCAAACAGCAACAACGAGTTGCCTTATTTTTTCCACTCGTCAGGGCTCGATTCAAGGTTTAAACGGCCGCTTCTGGCCGAACCCGGCCGTTGAGCTCAGCATATCAGGTCGCCAAGCCCGAAAAATCGCGGACTGTCACGAAGGACCGCACCCGACCCGAAGCAGACCTTCACATCTGGTGTATCCATTCCACCTGTCCGTTCGGGACCGTGACCCATATCCGTACATCTGGTGGATCCACAACGGCCACTGCCGGGTTGAGTCCAGCTTGATTGAGGAAGATTGCCTCCCAGCGACCTTGCTCCTTGCTGCCAATCTGGCCGGGACGCACATGCTCAATTGAATGAGACGACAAATAGTCCTCAGCAATTTTTAAACACTGATCTTCCGTCATTGTTTTCCTCCGCCATTGCTAAACGTCTGCTCTTGGCCGAAAGCGGCCTGTCGCACTAGGTTAGCAGCTTGCAAAACGGGAAAATCCACGGGTTGTCACAGACGCCGTTTTTCTTGATGGCATCCTTCAGATCGGCCAACGTGAGCAAATTCTTGATCTGATATTCCGAAGTCGTGGCAACGAACGCTACGTGGTTCAAAACGGGAACGTAGCAAAGTTTCCTTGCATGGCTGCGCGTACCTTCACTTCCACTCCCCCCCTTGCGTCGAGCACTTTCTTCCTTTCCTTCCCGGCGCCGTCAAGCCGGGGCGCCAAGACGGAGAGAATTTTGGCCGCTTCTTTGAGGATGCGCTGTTTTTTATCGTTCAGCCCGCCCACCGCTCAACCGGGCTCGTATGCCAGCCTCGTTGCACACGACAACGATCTTGACGCTCAGCCAAAAGCATCTACAGGAAGAGACGGAAATCATACGATAAGGTGAATCGAGGCGGCGATGATCATTCATGGCGATCCTCAACCGTTCTGGGCCGCCTTGGCGTCTGCCAGCTCGTCGGTGCTAGCCATGTAGCCCTCATCGGCGGCCAGTTGCGCGTCCGGCTGCAACTGCTCGTGTTCGCGCGCGCGGGTGAGGAGCACTTGCACTATGTCGATTTTATGGCGCACAGTCTCGAATAACGCGGCCAGGGTCAGCGGCTCCGGGAGCATCACTTCGCATTCCTCGGCGGCGCGCGCGGCCGGGTGCTCGCGCGCCAGCTCGCCGGATTGTCCCGTCTCATCGCGCTCGATCAAGCGCATCACGTTGCGCAAACCCTGCTCCAATTGTTCCAGCCGGCTCGATTCCATTCAAAACCTCCCGTGTTCGCGATAGAAAAAAGGCACTTCGGCCAATTGCACGCCGCAACGCCCTGCGAAGCATACACATTCTTCCTCGCCGACGACGCCCTGCTCGGAGCTAACGCCAGTGAGATGGATGCGCGACATGTACCTCAACGTGAAAACGCCGTGGCGGGGCCTAAAACTGGCTGGAACAGCGATCGCCGCGCGATTTACCGCTCTTCCTGCAGACGCTTTTCACTGAGTGTGCTTACCTGTGGCTTTAGCATCGAGGCCGGCACACTTGCCCGGTTGAGCAGTAGGCGGGACGCGGAGTTTGCTACACGTCTAGAGCGATTTATCCGGGTCTTGCGTCTCGAAGGGATGGCCGCTTGCAAGTGACGGACTGGCACGACAGGCAGCAATCGCCCGATTGCTTTCCGTTCTATTTCCTGTCCGCTTAGGAGGCCGACCGCCTCAAGCCGCAAGGCATCCGAACTTCCGGAATCGACCCGAAGCAGACGTTCGACAACTGCGGCAACTGCCTATCCGTGTGCAGCTGGCCAAGCACCGATTTTGGCATCTGGAATCAGCCCTTCAGGCACAGGCCCGATGTTGTCCGCGCCGTAAGTCACGTCTACTCTGCTGAGGCAACCGCGCTCGTCAGTAAAGAGAAGCATGTCGATTTCTTCAGGGAAGTTCGACGTGAACGCTAGTTCATAAAACAGGCCCGTTCCGTCTTGTAGCGGTGGGATAGTTACGCCGGTAGGCACCTTGAATGCGAATCCATGGCAACCACACTGACAAAGCTCGCCAAACTTCCCCGCAGCGATCTGCTCGAACAACGGATGGATAAACGGTAGGTCCTGCGCTAGCAGGATATCTATCCAGTTTTGCGCTTGCGTCTGTGTGTTTGTCACAAGGAAGCTCTAGAAAACGCGACTCGGATTGATCGTGCGGCTGGCCAGTAGCTGCCAACCGGTCCAAGCACATCATTTCCCAGGCGCCCGTTAGCGCCCGTCGCCCCGAAAATCTTGAAATAATTTCTGCGCCTTGATCGCTTCACATCGCATTACTAGTGCAACGTCTAGTCATATTCAGGCCCCGATTTCAGATGCTCCATGGCGATATTTATCGAATGGCCGCTGAAGCCCCGGTAAGCCAGGAAGCGATAAACCTTCTGCCGCAGTTCTTGTGTCATCCCCGTCTGTGCAATGTCCTTGCGAAACTTCTCGACCACAACGACAACGCGCTCATCTTCCGGCTCCATTTGCTCAATGGTTGCCTTCGTAAGTTGCTCGTCGATACCTTTCTGTCGGAGAGTCAGGGCGACTCGCGCGTCGCCGACCCGTGGTTCGATCTGCCGGGTTTTCATCTCCGCATACCGTTCATCTGACTGGTAATTCAACCCCTGCAGCAGTATCAGTGCGTCATCTGCCTCCTGTTCGCTGTAGCCTCGCAGGACTAGCTTGCGCCGCAGTACGGCTGCCGAATACTCCCGTTTGGACAGGAGCCATCCGGCATACTGGTGCGCCGGTTGCTTCGGTTTTTGCTGTGGCTGAGCCGGGTCGCGCGCCTTGTACTTTGGCTTTTTGTCGGACGTCCTTGCATATTCTCCAGGAGCAGGCTTTTTCGTCCCGAAACTGGTCTTGGGAACCTTCTTCTTGTAGTCGGAGCTGCGCGTGATTCTGGGCACACCATCCTGCGCCGGCGCCTCGTCCGTCTCAAAAGTCCGTTGCAAAAGCTTGCTGGGCCGGACGGTCTGGTCATCCTTGCTCTTCGGTCTCGCTCCGAAGCTTGATCGCTTCGGCTTTTCGCCACTCCCATACCCTTCAAGGTCCTCTTCGGTGACCTCTACAGGTTTTCCGGTCTTCGAGTTGATCAGGTACATGGATAGGTCAGGCTCGCGGCATGATCAACGATGTCGGCGTCAGGAGAAGCGCCTCGCCGGACCATTGTATTCCCTGCACAGGTGCACAGGTGCACGGCCGAATCCGGCCGGTCGAGCCAGCATAGCAGGTTGGCAAGTTGAAACTCCAGTGGTAGCCGACACAGGCCGGTACCGACCCGAAGCGAACGTCAGATCCAGATAGCAGGTAACTACCAACGTGCATATTCAGATCAGCCACACGTGATGCGTCCAGTAGTGCGTTCGCTAAGCTGCCCAATGCGCTCATTTAGGCGACCTAGCTCGTCAGGATTGTTCTCCGACGCCGCAATATTGGCCAAGATAGCTAGCTGCGCAGTTCTCAAAGCATCGCTTGCACAGACGCTGATATCGGG
It contains:
- a CDS encoding YdcF family protein: MSHQDLESIARYVMPSFPVCASDLGFLFGTRHGIPEFCEAAHELWRNGMFNRLLVSGGRTGSMPLAEAEVIAEQLVALGVPENVLILETEAMNTGENVRFGREKVAEVMDLSVIRSVVVIGKICSTRRYLMTLQRHWPGLSLSVCQINYFGIPAERWYEHEEFHARVLGEFNKIPRYLAEGFLEEIGKCPAYPRSTAGKS
- a CDS encoding regulatory protein RecX, with the translated sequence MYLINSKTGKPVEVTEEDLEGYGSGEKPKRSSFGARPKSKDDQTVRPSKLLQRTFETDEAPAQDGVPRITRSSDYKKKVPKTSFGTKKPAPGEYARTSDKKPKYKARDPAQPQQKPKQPAHQYAGWLLSKREYSAAVLRRKLVLRGYSEQEADDALILLQGLNYQSDERYAEMKTRQIEPRVGDARVALTLRQKGIDEQLTKATIEQMEPEDERVVVVVEKFRKDIAQTGMTQELRQKVYRFLAYRGFSGHSINIAMEHLKSGPEYD